A single window of Rhizobium sp. SL42 DNA harbors:
- a CDS encoding terminase small subunit has protein sequence MDGLTHKQRRFVEEYLLCASATKAAVNAGYSAKSAQVTSSRLMDDPKILGAIEEAQADRSERTQVDADYLLKRLHEEVDADIADLYDEETGDLLPLHEWPPVWRRGLVAGVEIETILSDGAEIGRVKKLKLSDRVRRIEALGRHVSVAAFRDNIKIEGLDTLADRLFRARVRHTVDVDPVIHGDDTPQYRPGLAVSADEAEPAQVREPDEERSPAPRSETNPPSDWQPAPVYVSPIAWPEPPSMTECEYETMPDGLLSARRND, from the coding sequence ATGGACGGCCTGACGCACAAGCAACGGCGTTTTGTTGAGGAATACCTTCTCTGCGCCAGTGCGACAAAGGCGGCGGTCAACGCCGGCTATTCAGCGAAAAGCGCTCAGGTTACGTCCAGTCGTCTGATGGACGATCCGAAGATACTCGGCGCTATCGAGGAAGCCCAGGCTGACCGATCAGAGAGAACACAGGTCGATGCTGACTATCTGTTGAAGCGCCTTCACGAGGAAGTCGATGCAGATATTGCTGACCTCTATGACGAGGAAACCGGCGACCTCCTGCCGCTTCATGAGTGGCCCCCCGTATGGCGGCGCGGGCTGGTGGCCGGTGTCGAGATCGAGACCATCCTTTCGGATGGCGCTGAGATCGGTCGGGTGAAGAAGCTCAAACTCTCCGACCGTGTGCGCCGGATCGAGGCACTTGGCCGGCATGTGTCAGTTGCTGCCTTCCGCGACAACATCAAGATTGAGGGCCTGGACACTCTTGCTGATCGCCTGTTCAGGGCGAGGGTTAGGCACACTGTTGATGTCGATCCGGTCATTCACGGTGACGACACCCCTCAGTATCGGCCTGGGCTAGCCGTCAGCGCTGACGAGGCAGAGCCGGCACAAGTGCGCGAACCCGATGAGGAACGTTCTCCAGCGCCCCGCTCTGAGACGAACCCGCCATCTGATTGGCAGCCGGCTCCCGTCTACGTCAGCCCGATTGCTTGGCCCGAACCTCCGAGCATGACCGAGTGTGAGTACGAAACGATGCCTGACGGGCTGTTAAGCGCCCGCCGAAACGATTGA